In Chelonoidis abingdonii isolate Lonesome George chromosome 9, CheloAbing_2.0, whole genome shotgun sequence, the genomic window ctttcttgtattttgctatcagttccttcaaatcactatgatgagctgtgttactgtggctgacttccatgacttcggaaaacatttcgtctctcgttctctttttcctctgtctcttgggtagcctggcagatggggtagtgagtaaagaacactgcacagctgtatggtggaggtaagagagagaagtatgtaaaaagatacatttcttagaacaatgattccactcactcacacagcacaaaactatgcaccttacgcaggacatgtgatttcactgcaaggtcacatttttcatcttttaatactgggagactctgtccctgggctcagagcacagtacagatgcagcttgctggtactaccattataaatttgcttccaagcagccatggtaagtctttatgttgtctcaccccttcctgctaaagcatcatcgcagcacaagtcccctccccccagctacatcgagtggcattacaggagcataatggccatgttttctctcctaatgacaaagcaattacttatttaaaccaggtcacaatgaacgacagaactctggtgagagttacagcacaagaggcagagtgaatgtttcatgcctgtgatcagagtcctggcgcttatgcatctatgctttgtgaagcaatgattccaaattcaggcatgcatgcctggaggggcaaagcatctttcattggaggaccggctaaggcagcattgccccaaaatttactgaaaaggcactttgatttcctgcaatatcaattcatggagatttcttgggaggattttcattgcatccccagacatgttaaggaacttttcatgtaactgtaatggctaaaaagaaatgacaacgcatgcttaaaaattgataattaaaaaacgctagtttttaaatatgactgatttaaacatttactcaccgctggtcccttccatggcttcactttctgtgatagtggcttgattagcctgctgcaaggttaaatcttgggtcagaaacaactcctggctgctgttggtaattgagagctgtgtggtatcagcaatgtctccctcatgtccctcttcctgatcttccccctctgcagaatcctcagccacagttgaaactgaaatcaggtcatctgaatccacgattaaggatgggcgactggtagccaagcccccaaaaattgcatgtagctctgcatagaacctgcatgttttaggagcaactccagatctcccgtttccctctctggttttctggtatgcttgtctcagttctttcactttaatcctgcattgGAAAGAGTCCCTGCTGtatccttttgcaatcatagactttgaaattctttcaaatactttctcattccgttttgacgaacggagttctgttagcactgaatcctcaccccagatagcaatgagatccaaaagctcttctgtggtccatgctggagctctttttctattctcaggagactgcatttttaaaggtgcagcgtgattaagtgctgctcagagccccacggtggacaaacaggaaactgattcaaacctccacgggtcttttcctgtttacctggccagtgcataggagttttgagtgctgtccagagtggtcagtggtgatctgtgggatagctcctggaggccattaacttcgatttccgtccacactgcactaaattcgaattagtaaattcgattttagggttactcctgtggtttagtaggagtactaaaatcgatttaaatagccctttaattcgaattagagggctgcgtcatgtggatgggtgctccataaattcgaaataaagccgtttaattcgaatttaaggcctcgtgtagacatgAGCTTTAAACCAGCATTGCACAACACCTCTCTACATTGGAGGAGCTGTTCCTGAGTCTATACATTGCACCAAACTGTGCTAGAAGCATTTGTGTCTATTGGAAACTTTGCCTGTCTATGTTGCTGCATGTATACATTCACCCAAATGTATTTCTTTTACATCCCTAGCCAAGAGCAGCTTGATGGGATGCTTAATTTGTGGTGTGTAATGTTGTGACATATTGCAGTCTAACAATGATATAATATACAGAGATGAGCAAAAGGAGCACTAAAATTCAAGCCCACCAGGAAGTATGCAGTGCACAGCTTGCACGCACTTATTTTACTGCCATTCAGATTATTTTCATATAGTTTTGTATATCTCTAacattattgttattgttattattatattGTTATTATGTTAGCCAAAGAGAGACAGTTTACTTGAGCATAAGGCAAACGACCATTTAATAAGTGCCTGGCATGcatttgaaattccatttcccaaGATACACCTGTCCTAACCACATTAACAATACAGAGGAGGCAGGCCAGTCACACACTCAATTCTTCAGGGGTAGTTTCAGTGAATCACAGCCAGACCATGATTGACCTTTGATAGGATGCACAGGAGGTAGGGTGCAAGGAAGTTAATCTGGCTTGAGCACTCCACACAGGAGCCAGTCCTTGCTTCTTTGGTGAACACCCAGATTGGGTGGGGAGTTTCAGGTAGGTGGACACATGGTTCCATTCTTCTGGCCATGCAGCTTGCGAAGGATTGTTGTGCCTCCtaagaacataggactggaagcgACATCCTGCGCCTTgattccagtcccctgctgtcaTGGGCAACCCCATCATGTAGTCCCTTTGATACATTTACTAAGCTCCATCTTAAAATCAGTTAGGTTTCTTGCCCCTCATGGGCAAGGCTATTCTAGAACCTCCCTCTTTGATGGTTAGTAACCTTCTAATTCCCAGTCCAAATGTACACCTGGCCAATTTATACCCAGATCAGCTGGCTGCCAGGGGAAGGATTATACCTCCCCACTATTCTTATTGAGGCAGCCCTTAAAATCTGCAACCATATTGGTTCCTGTTGTGCTGTAACTCATGGAGTGGGGTGATTTGCATCACCTCCAGCGCAGGTCCATGCTAAATGACACACTTAGTCCCTTGCTTAGTATACAAACTTCAATACCAAGTGAAAAGCAGCTCGGGCACAGGTAAAGTCTCTAAGGAAGTGCCTACCCGACAGAGCAGAATATCATTATTGCCAAttgcaagcattcaaaaatcatgactcaggctccaaaaaatcatgagctttttaaaaattatgtgtttgggtttctttttatttctgtcttgAATTTTGAGTCTTTAGGCGCCAcccaggtcatgttttcaagcttttccctgCACCCATGAAAGCGAGACACTTGGTTAAAAAAATGAAGGCAGAAACTGTCTCAAAATCTTTCAGCTTCAGGAGTTAGAGCTTGAATGAAAACACCAAATACTGAAAAACCTGCGATAAAATTGCAAGACTCGGCAACATAATATGGTCAGAGCCCTACCTTCTTCCTGTCTGTTCATCGTTGGGGTTATAGAAATAACAGTCGCTATAGAATAGTAACAAATAACATAACATTGTAAGATTTTTTCCAAAATAGGATATTAAGAAATGATTTGAGATGCTAACTCATAGCTGCCAGGTCTGCTTGTCACACCTATCAATCGCTTACATCATTTACTTGCCCCCTCATTTCTTACCATAAAAAGCCAGTGGTAGTTCTTAATGTTGTTTCTTTTACTCTTTTTGAATTGATTCAGTTCATTAATTGGATTCTCTTTGGGTATTTCTGTAACTGTGACTACTGCTATTAAAATCTGCAATTTGCAGGAAGTACTCTACTAATTTAGCAGTCAGGCTATCTTTTAACGCTACAGAGAataataaaatgttcttaaatcaGTATGAATTATTAAAAAGAACTGGTTCGTGAAAGAGGCAGGAAGGATCTATTTTCATgaaaggtttgtttaaaaaaaacactcacAAGCTTTTTATTCTCCCCTACCCccgttcctcacaacttcttgtcaactgctgcaaatggaccattttgattactactacaaaaagtttttttctctcctgctggtaatagctcacctcaACTGATCATTCTCGTTAGAGTGCGTATGGTGACacctattgtttcatgttctctgtgtatatatatatcttcctactgtattttccactgcatgcacccGAGgatgtgggctgtagcccacaaaagcttatgctcaaatactttttttagtctctaaggtgccacaagtactcctattcttttcaTAAGCTTCGCTGTTTCAATGAAGGAATCTCATCTGGACTCTGATCTTGCAGTGGAATCTATTAGCTGGATCATCTATGTTCATGCACTCTCATTCACCCAGTAGGATTCCACGCAAGGACAATTGCAAGACAGGACTCCAATATGTAACTACATCAAGGTTGCACATTATGCATTTATGCAGACACCTGTTATACTGTGATATGCTAGGgatgtataaataaaaaaattataccCTCTATGCCTAAACTCAGGCACTTAACTCCATAATTAGGCACCTAcaaaaatggcctgattttcaaaggtgctgagagCCTGTAGCTCCCCTTAACTTCAGAAAAGGTTTTGAgtgcacagcatttctgaaaatcaatcCACGCACATAAGAGTTCCATCCTGCATAGTGCTGAGCAGTTTGCACTGATTTAGCAAACTCATGAGACTactctcatgcttaaagttaagcatgtgctgaagtgtttTGTCGGAGCACGGCAGCATGCTCAGCATCATGCAGGATCGAGCTCTGCATGTCTAAATGCAGTGATGGAGTTAGGTATCTACATTTAGATCACTGAGCCAAAGGCAGTGAATTGCTGTAATCTCTTGGTGGCTCAGATAACGATAATCTGGCAAATTTCCTACTGCTCAGATTATATTCCCAGTTTGCCAAATTGAAATTTAAATCAGGAAAAGGTAAAATATCAGTCTTTAATATTATAGTCACAGTTTATATCCAGGGTCCATTTATAGAGAGTTTATAAAGGCCAAATGAAGAATTAATAGATGTTTCAAGAAATGGGTAATTAAATGTTATGGATTGGTCTAGAGTCACAACAGGTCAATATGTTGGTCATGATCTCAGTTTATACCATCTGCAACACCTTTTACTGGGGTGCTCCTAACACATGCTACTCACGTCTGTAACATGCTTTTAACATCTACTAATAACCTGTTAACTCTTTGTACACCATTTATAAATAGACCCCTAATATAAAGCGTGACCATAGTAGGACAGGGTAATATGTAAGGAGCATTAGGCTACGGGTTGCTCATTTGAAGAACGTATTTCCAGACAAGTAGAAGGAGATGTTGACCTCGATGAATCTAAACTATGAGCAAGGAGTAGAATCTACTAGATAAACAGATTACAGAGTGAAGTACAAGAATTACAGATCTGTAAGTCCCTGGACCAATAGGGAGGTAATACtgttaatttatatatttatttaactaTTTGGAGATTTTCTCCAGGTTTGAGTTTTATGCTTAATGTCTACCCTGCTGTTTTAAAATGAGAGCTTTTGGAGCATCTACTTATGCCAGGACGGCTCCTGCTAGAGAAATCATCCTTTCATACTATCACCTTGTTACTTTACAATCAGTTCTGCTTTTAAATAGCAAAGGAGCTCCA contains:
- the LOC142047293 gene encoding uncharacterized protein LOC142047293, whose protein sequence is MQSPENRKRAPAWTTEELLDLIAIWGEDSVLTELRSSKRNEKVFERISKSMIAKGYSRDSFQCRIKVKELRQAYQKTREGNGRSGVAPKTCRFYAELHAIFGGLATSRPSLIVDSDDLISVSTVAEDSAEGEDQEEGHEGDIADTTQLSITNSSQELFLTQDLTLQQANQATITESEAMEGTSAVQCSLLTTPSARLPKRQRKKRTRDEMFSEVMEVSHSNTAHHSDLKELIAKYKKDASDREDRRDARDERWREEDRQVEERWRKEDRQEDQRCREEDRRWRDGTLELLRDHTDILRRMLIVQEQQRGYRVPLQSMFNHPPSSPGSISPSRRRVRTRGGRLPAPAHSTPMESPTKRL